From Selenomonas sp. AB3002, one genomic window encodes:
- a CDS encoding helix-turn-helix transcriptional regulator has product MSTSSESSQAPIAQRLAQAMAARDMTAAELSRLTNISTAALSHYLNKRYKPKQDKLDALAKALRVNPAWLRGYNVDMEADSPLPDAPPPLPLDKIPSRSDVLTFLEYQQLKFDKLLDLTKSIESAIHHNTAFAEKYLRLTPFNQEIINTTIDTMLKTQLATSTEEDARASANEKARPGTGELYEERYPNEEGG; this is encoded by the coding sequence ATGAGCACATCATCTGAATCATCACAAGCCCCCATCGCCCAAAGGCTGGCGCAAGCCATGGCCGCCCGCGACATGACCGCGGCTGAGTTATCCAGGCTAACCAACATTTCCACCGCCGCGCTAAGTCATTACCTAAATAAACGCTACAAACCAAAGCAGGACAAACTTGACGCATTAGCTAAAGCTCTACGGGTAAATCCCGCATGGCTTCGGGGTTATAACGTAGACATGGAGGCAGATTCCCCTTTGCCAGATGCTCCGCCCCCGCTCCCCCTGGACAAAATTCCATCCCGTTCTGATGTATTGACATTTCTGGAATATCAACAATTAAAATTTGATAAATTGCTGGATTTAACGAAATCCATCGAATCCGCCATTCATCACAATACTGCTTTTGCGGAAAAATATTTACGACTTACTCCGTTTAACCAGGAAATAATCAACACGACCATCGACACAATGCTAAAAACGCAACTGGCAACCAGCACCGAGGAAGATGCCCGCGCCAGCGCAAACGAAAAAGCCCGCCCTGGCACAGGCGAGCTTTACGAGGAGAGATACCCCAATGAAGAAGGAGGTTGA